A segment of the Canis lupus baileyi chromosome 21, mCanLup2.hap1, whole genome shotgun sequence genome:
ATTAAGAAATGATTAATATCTTAGTCATATGTggctttttacatttaattaaaatttaaaaatttatgtgtaGTTTCTCAgttcacactagccacatttcaaatgcttaatAGCCACGTGTGGCTAGTGCCTACCACACCGGACACCACAGATACAGAACACTTTTATCACTGTAGAAGGTTTTACTGGATGGCATTGCTCTAGAGAAACATTACAGTATCTTCAGATGAAATTACATGATGTCTGGGTTGGGGGAGTGAACAGGGGATATAGATGAATGAAAGCTGGCTAAgtgctaataatttttaaagtcaggTGATAGATATGTGAAAATTCACTtatacttttctctttatttttatatgtttgaagattatgataataaaaagttaaaagacaataaaaataaataaaaatgatgaaccTTTCTATGAGGTATCAATACCATGGTGGGCAGCTTAGAAAAATCTTCAGTGACACACACCAGAACTCAAATCCCCACTCAGGAACCTACTTACGGATCATTAACAAGAAACTTGAttcctctgagcctcactttcctcaaCTGTAAGATGAGACATTTAATACCTGCCTTACACAGAATTAtggtggaaattaaaaatataaagacacagtATCTAACACATAGTGGGCCCTTAGTAATTGATATCCTTAGTTATTATCAAACAGAGTTTATTTTAAACCACTCAGGTATTTCTCaggacaccaccaccaccaggagaGGTACTGCTACAATACAATAGAATGGACAAAGGCTGACCAGAAGCCCACTGGTACTATGGAAACAAGTACTGGGAGGCTTTTAGAACAGTAACTGAAGACAGTTCTTTTACAGCTACCTTTCATAAACTCTTTGCATGCCTACTCTATGTCACGCAATGTGCTTGCTACCTTCCCACCTCTCTTAACAAAGAAGAGTGACAGTCTCAGGTTCCTATTATGGGCCACTATGCAAGGCAAAATATTCCAAAGCCGGGAATTTGGTAGGTGTTAATCCAGAACTGGTCTCAATTATATGCACATAGTAACAACCTCTATTATTCTATCTCTCATATCCAACCAAGTGTCCTATCTTCCCCTTAGCAACTGCCCCTAGTAGCCACCCACTATCTTGCATTCAACATGTTCTTTCCTGTCTTAGAATGTGCTGGTCCCCTAAAATAAAAAGgtctttccttttccaaaatcCTACCCATTTTTCAAGACTTGATTTTGCACGGCCTTCTTTGATGGCACTTCCCTCTCTGAAATGAGACTGCATTTAATCACAGTACCACACAATGAAGCATTTGGGTCATCTATGTTTTTTATGTAATTGCATGTAAATAAGTCTTGCCTCTATAATAACACTCCCAGTGGGTAAAGACCAGGTATTATACTTCTTTTTAATTCCctacagtgcctagcacagtgctggaaaaattgtaaccattcaacaaatacttattaactGGGTAATTCTCTATAAAGCATTCTCTCAAAATAACAAGTACATTATGTGCACAATCCATATTCCCACCCTTGTTAGAAGCTTATGTCAGAAATTTCAGTTGCTTCAACAGAGGATGTAATGCAGAGCAATATGCTGTTTGGATCCAACAGGCATATTCTGGGAGTTGCTGATTACGCTAAATGTGACCTTTACAGAATTACAGAAAGAAGTCCCTAATAAATCAAGATAGATGCGCACATAGCCATACATGGAACATGTGGTGGGCGGTCAACTACACCCACTCTGTTTCTTCCATGGAAGAGTTGCCTGGGATGCTGATCTGAGTATGGAGAGGCCTTCCTTCTATAAAGAACAATTATTCTTCTTCCCCACCTTGAGGTGAATGCCCATCTGGAAAATCTCCTCAAAGAATCTTAACTAAGCAACTAATTTGCTATCCAAAAAGTATCTCTAAAAAATGGACTTTCCTTGACatgtataagatatatatataattttcttttccctatgtCAAGTTGCAACGTTTCAAAAGATAGGGTTTAACAGGTGAACAGTTGTCCAAAGAGGCACGACTGAAAAAGAACTAACAATGTTCATCTGTACCAAGCAGAGTTCTCTTTTACTACTTATTCCTAAGCActctgggaaattttttttcacaataacTAGTGCTGCACATACAGTCCTCTAAGAAGTTCACAAAGTAGGGCAGAACAAGTCAATGGCTCTACCTCCTCTTGCATCTCTAACCTGATCTACATTCTCTTTCAAGGCTAAAGGTCTCGTGACAGTTAGCCAGAAAAGGAGCTAGCAGAACCAACTGACTTATACCGTTAGGACCCATCCTATCTCTGCCACCAGAGCAAGATTTTTCAAGAAGATGCAATGGACATCAGGGAGACCAGAACCAGATGCCATGGGTCCCAGACACTCCAGATCCAGTCACAACATCTACAGGACTGAAGGAAGAGACGTTAGGAGAAAAGTAAGGGATGTAGGAGAAGATAAGAAAGCACCTGCTTACCTCCTGAGCGAATCTTCCTCAGAGCTCTCCTCAGGCATATCCTGATGTAAGGCCTCCTGTGATACAGTTCCAGATCTGCTAGACTGGGTGTAAATTCTTTCCCAGTGGCCTGTCTCCTGGTTGAAGGCCACCCCCACAGTCCTCTCCTCCTGCGGACTAGCAGAGCTGCTCAACTCCAGCCTGCTGGAGCTGGGTGTTTGGCCCTCAGTCCGCTCAAGGGGTGGCAACTGGCTGCCACTTGACGGCATGCCCTCGAAGGTGCTGGGGACCTGCCAGGAGGAGCTGGCCTCGCTAGAGGAGTAGTTAGGTGTGGTTCTTTCCCAGCGCAGGGTGTCGTTGTTGAAGGTCAGGAGATTGTGGCAAGCGCGACAGCGGTTCAGGTGGCCACGGGACAGGTTGGAGTTGTTCTCACTACTGTGTGGGGTGGGCTGGTGGGAGGGGCCTGGCCTCTCAGACTCAATGTTGTTATTGAGCATTTCCTGGGCCTGTTGGGTCTGGGGGGCTTCTCCGCTCAGGCTATGGTCTAGCTCCTGAAGCCGGTCATACTCCAGAAAGAAGCGTCTCAGGTCACACTGAAGCTCATGGCGAATGCTGCCTGAGTTGTTTTGGCTGGAGCCACTTCCTCCATCTGACTCAGCTGCCAACCCTGAAGTTGGAAAACCCCTCCCTTCTGTGGCTGAAGTGTACACAGACGCTTGAGAGCCACCTTCCTGCTGTCTCAGCACAGATAGCAAACTCACCGAAGAGGCACTGGTCCTGGGCGGAGGCATGGATTCTGCCTCAGAGCGGGAGTTCAGACTGAGCACTGTCCGGGTCCACTCAGACCCTGTCAGCCCAGGAGCTATTTCTCGGTGATACCTAGAAGGGTGGCTGGACAGAGGGCCTCCCAAAGAGCGACGGGTGGGACCCAGACTGAGGTTGCGGAGCGTGTTGCCGGCAGTGCTGCTCTGGACTGTACTGAAGGCAGACGGCCGGTTCAGGAGGCCCTGGTCCTGCTGCGTTGATGAGGCCTGCTCCGGGGGATGGAAGGGCTCGGTCTgtacaaaagaaaaggaaggggtaGTAGCCCTGGCAGAAGCAGGGGGGACACTGTCCTGGTGTGGCAAGAGGGAAGGAACTCGAGTGCCAGAGCAGCGGCTGCAAAGGCACAGGATCCCAAGGTGCTGGCAGCACTCAGCTGTGGGGTAACTGACCCGCTGTCGGAGCCTGATGTAAGCGGAAGTCCTGGGGCGCTCCGTGGAGGGCTGAGGGGGAggcggtgggggtgagggggtagCAGAATCTTGCACTGTGCTTTGCTCTCCCACCTGGATGCCAGAGGAGCGGGAGGACAGCATGTGCAGGAAATTGTGGAGGAGAGGCGTCCGGCGAACTGGCTGTGATTGCAGCAGAGCACGCTGACGGTAGTGGGATAACTCTGTTCCGTCGATGGGGATCTCTGGTTCATCATCACCCTGCAATGTGGAGCCAGGTGGGGCAGGGGTAGAGCAAAGCAGTTAGGTAGAACCTCCAGGTCAATTAAGGAAAACTAACTACTAATAACCATCCAAGCAAACCAACCTTAATGGATTGACAACAACTCTATCCTGAAGCACTGAGGATTAACTAACTGATTTCAGATTCTGGATCATCATATGGAATTAAATTATTCATTCCAATCAGTGACATTTCTGAAGGAGTACAGGGGCAAACCAATTCTTTATAAAACATATCTCTATGACATGGAGGCAGTGAAGGAAGCAAAATGTCAACCAGCCAGTGGCACAGAAATGACAAGCTATCCAACACAGCCTAGTTACTTCTAATAAGGTGATCACTTGGTGGGCTTCAGAATTGACTCCCTATCAAGATTATGGCTAGCTAGCACATGGAATATGCAGTATGAAGCTAGTTTTGAATCTCAGCTGGAAAAGAAATACTTGGGCATTACAAATTATAAGTCCAATATAGTAGAAACCAGAGCACTAGTTTAGAAAACAATTCTCAGTTTAGATGGAGCTGGAACTGCTGACTAACTTACCTGCTGATTGGAAGGGTTAACAATGGCTGTGAGTAAGTAGTGTCCAAGAGGATCAAATCTCACCAGACtgaaaacacagaagagaaagacagacacagatAGATGTTAATGGTGAAAAGGAAGCCTGTTTTCAAATGTATAGCAATCATTACTGATAACTGTGGGATTACCCAGGTATTCACTTCATGCTAGAAACTTTCAAAATTTTTGAAGATTACAATAACAGGGCTCAATACTTCCTGTTAACCTCCTTGCACTTGCGAGAATAAGGGAATATgtatcacaaaaataatttaaaaaagcagcTAGGCTCCCATCCCAAGAAACAGCTACATTAAACACACTCTTGCTAATATCTAAGAGCCTATCATAAAAGTAAAGCATAGCACGCTCCCATACCCTGCCACAGGGTTAGTTTTTCCCTCACAAAGCAGTTACAATGGCAAGAAGCAGGAGTTCTGGTGACAATGAACAGTTTTAGCATCAAGTGACATAGCTGAGACTAGAAAATTTTCTTATATCCAACTGCAATAccaagagaagcaaagaaaactAATGCATTAACTTTATTCAGGCAGTATGTGTTTTGATCTTGAGGGCTAAATATCAATTAGCAGATCTGACATATACTTACATCTCCATTTTTCAGTTTGATAAATACAAATAACTGGGCTTAGCAACTACCCACCAAGTTAACCTCTACCAGAACACCTTTCAGgtttccaccccaccccccaaaaaaagggcTACCCCAAACCTAGACAGCTTTGAACCTAAAAGACATTCTAACAACTCTGGCCTACAGAGGCCAGAAGATAAGATCAATCAGGAATAGCTAAAAAGAACTGCTGATTGGCCAGCAGTTTAGAAAGTAGGAGGAGCTGAAAAGATAACCACTTGCTCTGAGTAAGTATAACAAACTGCTTCCTGAGGTGACAGCAAGTGCAAATGTTCTCTGCCAATGTTCTCTGCCAGACATTGCTGGTGGACAGAAAGCACTCACCGGACCCGCTCCATCTCGCTAGCTGTCTTCACCACAGCAAAGGGCTCCCGCCGACTCCAATCCCAGAAGTGGATCTCATTGGCAGTGGCAATCAGCAGGAGCTGAGCCGTAGGGTGGAAAGCCAGAGAAGCAATGGCATTGTTGCTGTCTGTGAACCAGCTTTCACTGCCACCCTATAAATGAACCAATCCTAATTATTCTCAGGTTACAAACTGGCAGCAGACTAGGATGTCAATTTTAAGAAAGGatcatttaggggtgcctgggtggctcagtggttgagcgtctgcctttggctcagggcgtgatctcgggtctggggatcgagtcccacatcgggctcctgcagggagcctgcttctccttctgcctgtgtctcttcctctctctctgtttctcatgaataaataaataaaatctttttaaaaaataaataaatatgtcctcTATAAAATGTAAGAATTCAGTGATCTGGTAGTGTCACCAATTTATCAGAAAATTATTACTGTCTATCAGTTCTCCAAGTCATCTACAATCCAAAGCAATGAGCATCCACATAGTTCCTATTTCTGAAGCCTGTGAAAATGCAAGCTTGGTGCATGACATGGTACACAACAACCCACTAGCAAGTCTCCAGGACAAGAAGCATATTGCTTTGGCAGTCATGATCAGAATACAGTACATTCTTGCTCTAAAACAAAACGCATCTATCCTGAACATATTTTAAGAACTTCCAGAACTATGTCACAATGGGCAAAAGGAAGAATagctaaataaatggaggaatATTGACTAGACTTTCCACTATTTAAGTGGGTAAATCACTTACTCAGATGTAGTTCTGAGAACCTGGCTAGTCTCTCCTCCAGTTAAGAACTCAATGGTAAACAACTCTCTGCATTTAGAgtatcaaagaaatggaaatacttaCATGCAAATCCCAAATCCTGACCTCCCCATCTAGGCAGCCAGAAGCAATAAGGCCTGAGATGGTGGGATGAAAAGTGACACACCACGGAGTACGGCGGTGTCCAATCAGAGAATGAACACATTTACCAGTCTTCACTTCCGTAATATAGATATTATGGTTCACGTGGGTGGAGGCCAATAGAGTCCTAGGGAATCAAAGGGTGGGAAGTGAATGTAAAGTGTGTAGGAGGGTAACAAATTTTATCAGTTCTGGATAGTCAGCTTTGGAGTATTCCCCACCCCAGTGCGGAAAAGCTACACCTTAGgcattacaaaaaaaatagaaatattatatctTTAAAAGCTTTGGCTTCTCCACACTGTCCCCAAATAACACACATCTCCTTcagagactatttttttctagCTGGAAAAATTATCATGCCATCAGTGGCCTATTATCACACAGGCAAAGGGCTGTAATTGAGAAACTTCCCAAGTTTGATTCTCAAGGTccactgtttcctttgcttatCCCCATTATTTCTATGGTTAGTACTGTTCATCTACTTTCACCTTCTGATACACTGGAAAAGCTCTGTTCATGCAAAGCTTCAAAGAGCCCTTAGGGATGTTACCAAGCTAGGCCAAAGATATAAAAAGCAATGCTATTGCCAAGTCTTAGATTAAGTTACAGATAAGTACTAGGTACCTGTCTGGGCTGAAGGCCAGTAAAAAGGTAGAGCGTGGACTATCTGGCAGTTCTACTCtctgaaaaacaaaccaaaaaaagtcaaaatacattatttataaacTATGGCTTACTCTATCTCAAAAGCACACAAGCCACTATAGACTAGTGTTCAGTATAAGCTGAGAAACTGGAGACAATGATCAAGACTCAAGTTGAGAGAAATCCAAATTACCTTAAAGAAAAATGTCTAGCTCTAAAGGGAAAAGATATTTCTAGCCCataaattcttccaaatttatttttaagactccaTTAAGTTAGATACATCAATTCTCTtgcacaaaataaatcatatCCCAATTCCATTAGCCCATTCTAAAACCCCATTCTACTGTCACCCCTCCAAATCCTATGTCAAAAATATCCGTTTTTCCTACCTTGCCCTCCCATTTCATCCACCGAGTTTTATCTTCCACTAGCTCCTGAAGAAGCCGCTGAGCTCCAAAGGCCCGAGTGCCCCGTTCTCGCCCCCATAGTATCCGGACAGCATTCTTCTCTGGAACAACCTTCATAGTGCTCAGTAGCCACTGTCACACCAGGCACAGGAAGAGAAGGAGCAAGCAATAGCTCCACAAGCTGAAGCAGCTAAAATGAGGCCATTCAGGTCCTTGTAAGTTGTCTTCATGGAAATCTAAAGGATGGACATTAAAGTCAAAGAACATCTATTCTACAATCAGAGAAGCTTCCCACTGCAAATACAATTCTAGCTCAAAGAGGAAAGtatgtttttcatatttaatgaCACTCTCTCAGGAAAGACCCTTCTCCCAGAacttttcttccaaaaatatttcatcctttttttcaagtttttatttaaattctagttagttaacatatgtaacaaaaatatttcatccTTAAATTCCTCTCCTATCCTCAGTAGCTCAGCCTCATAGCTAAAGAATAGATCATTCTCTAAAGCAGTTACTCTTATTATTTTATCAGGTAGGAAGAACTTTTGTTACTAATAAAAAGGTCTAAAAAcctgccaaaaacaaaacaaaacacagcacaTGCCCTCCCTTCTGTGCCACACTGCCTCCCTAGCCACCAGCCCCCACTCCTTATCACTTGGGCAGCCTCCAAGCCAAAAAACACAGGCAACCGATTTTAAAAGGCTACTtgagttctgtttttttgttttgggggggctttttgtttttgtttttgtttttcagagggggagaggagcagagggaatgtagaagagggagaaggagacagaaaatcttaagcagcctccatgcctagcacagagcccaacacagggctcaatctcactaccctgaaatcatgacccaagccaaaaccaagagttggatgtttaaccaactgagctacccaggcaccctgaaatctttttgtttgtttgtttttaatttttttatttatttatgaaagacacagagagggggcaaagacataggcagcgagagaagcaggctccctgcaggaagcccaatgcaagactcaattccaggacccagggatcatgccctgagccaaaggcagatgctcaaccactgagccactcaggtgtcccatggaGTCTGGTTCTTACGCAGTAGCTTAAACTCTATCTTCTACCTAAAATCATGTGCATAAGGAGAACTTTGGGGTATCtttctcatgttctttttctcttctccactaAGGTTCCAGAGTAGCAGAGACAGAggatgaaagagaaggaaaaaaaaaaaaaaaaactcagttccTTCTTCTCATCTACCACAAGCCATAGAGCCTAAAACTATcacaagataaagaaaaattcaacTAAAACATCAACTTGCagcaaaatatacacatatgtaacAATTAAAGAACTGTGGCTcctctatacaatggaatatgaaaCCCAATAAAATGGCATCtcagaaaaatacatatagaatGTTATTCACTATAGCACTGTTAATTCAACTGTTGTGAAAAAGTTTCAAATGtgcagaaaattgaaaaaaacagtACAATAAAGATACTATTCACCATTTAGACtcaatatttgttaatattttatcatatttgctttatctatCTCTATGAACACAcaatgagttatttttttctgaaccatttcaTCAGGCTTCAAGATGCTTTACCCCTCCCTATATACCTCACTGTGCATCTACTAGGTATAAAGACATTTAACTTCATAACCACAACACCATTAAGTACACTGATTATCATCTAATGCTCAAGTCCTCATTCAAACGTCCCCCAACTGTCTAAAAACTGTCCTTAATAATTGgctttaaaaaaacccataatCCAACCAAAACTCAAGCAATGAATATGGAGgtcatgtctctttagtctcTTTTATCCTAGAATGGCCTCCaacttttgtttcttatttacaACACAAGCTACacaagctttttttctttttagagatggggagaggcagagagagaatccaccctcggcaaggagcccaacactcaaggcttgatctcatgactctgagatcgtgatatgagtggaaatcaagagtcagatgctaaaccgacTGAACTACACAGGCACCCCAACACAAGCTTTTTTTAAAGcccaggacaggtgacttggagaaTGTCTTATACCCTAGTTTTGTCTGACTGTTGCTTCACAGTGCCATTTAGCTTACCTCTCTATCCCTTACATTTCCTATAAACAGAAGGTTTGGTCTAAAACACTGATTGGATTTAGGCTGAGTGTTTTGGCAAGAATGCCTCACAGGTGATGCTATCTATGTGCTTCACAATGCAGCACAGCAGGTGGCATATATTCTCAGGCTGTCCCAGTTAGCAGGACTTGGTAAATTATGTGATCACTCAGCAAAATATGACTACTTGGTTGAGTTTGTAATTGCCAAACTTTATAAAGATATATTCCCCCCTTAATGATGAGCAATCTGTGGCTAATATTTTGCATCAAGTGAATATCCTGCTCCTTCTCAACTTTTTGCTTAATAGTTTAGCAATCACTGATGATTCcttcttgaattatttcatttagaggctgaaaaaatgttcattttccaaTTCCATCGTtacttctacatttattagctgGCATTCCTTTGGAAAGAACTTTCCGTTAATAACTGAAGCAGAgtaaatgcttttttccccctttaattaCTACTTCCGTcttattgtttataatagcaaaaactgAGGACACTCAAGTGTCCATGTAAAAAGGAGACTAGATGACTAATCTATGGTAAGGCAGATTCTATGGGTACTGGTAACAAGAGATCTCCAGGATAAAACATtgtgaagagaggagaaaagcaaGGCACAGAACAGTATGTATAGTAATGCTacctttgtggggttttttaaaagattttatttatttacttatttatttattcatgagagatagagacagaaacacaagcagagggagaagcaggctccctctggggagcctgatggggaactcaatcccaggaccccaggatcatgccctgagccaaaggcagacgctcaactgctgagcatcCCAGTAATGCTACCTTTGAATGAGAGACAAAATTAAATGGTCACTCATTATGGAAAGGACAAGATGAAGGGAGACAAAGATGGAAGCAAGACTTCTCAAATGTTTTCGTtttgtggaatttttattttggaatgtaTTACCTActcaaaacttatttaaaaaaaaagcataatacaAAATCACATATACATtatgatcccaattttgtaaaaaaaaaaaaaatcttggaaaattATACAAAAGGAGTATAAATACTAACAATGGTTGTCTTTAATAATTAGAAAAGGCAGTGTTCTTTTcaccttttcactttttaaacttaGGAAGTAGTAAATGCTTATTGTAAAAAGTGAAACAACAACGGGCTCTTTACATTTCACAAATGGCTGCAATCTGAAAAGTACACAACTAGATGTATCCAAATacagacagaaggaaaaatatttatagccTGTGCTGAAAGGAGTTTTCTCCCTGGCATATTAAAATGTAGAAAGCCAGGAAGATTTTACAGAAAGATGCAACTCCAAGTTCCTAGACACATACAACAAAGTTCCCTAAGGAATGACACAGAAACAAACTCTAGCCAGTATCCTCACGGTACAGCTCTCATCACTCATTAGTGCACGATATAAATATATCCACACTGAAAATGTCAACATGCTGCAGGCCAACCTCCTGAATAAACTAAGGATGAAATAACTGAAAGGAAATAATCTACTTGGTGACCCTGACAACTCACGGTTTAGCACTGAAAGTCTGGAAGTGACACTGCCACACAGCTGAATAATTACTAACCAGGAAGGTGCCAAAAATACAGTTCCCATTAGTTCACCTTAACCCTTTATTAAGTCTAATTTTTTTGAGCCTATCATTCTTTTATCTAATACAGAGATGTCCAGAAGAAACGAGTTTTGAGGGTCACTTGTCTTAAGAATGTGACAAAGTACTTTCACAGAAATACATTTAAACCATTTATAATCTTACAACATGTGGTGAAAATAGCAGCAGTCCAATTTGTACCCAAAAAAAGTCTGACCTGACCTGTTGTAACTCAAGAGGAAGAATATATAGGTCACAAACACCATAGAATTCAAAAAACTGTGATACAACCTAAAGTttctaaaggaactggaaaaaaaagaaagaaaaaaaaaagaaaaagaaaaaaaaaggaagaaaaaaaagaaaaaaaaagagaaaaaaagaaaagaaaaaaaagaaaaaaaaaggaaaaaaaaattaaaggaactgGAAGAGGAACGAGCTGCTACAAGCACCAGTTATCAAGAAAAACTGAAAACCTCTAGCTCAGGCTTACCAAAGAGCTTGTCTATCAATTCCCAAGGACCTAAACACACTAAAAGTTCAAACAAGAAAAAACTGGAGTGATGCCAAGAAGTCAGAGGGCCTAGAACAATCGCACAGTCTCTCTTTTGTCTGACGAAaaatatttgttctgtttctttaaaaggaTAAGGGCCTTACACTCCTCACAGCTACCTGTGAAGAGATTTTACTTTGTTCTCTATAAGGAACAAAAGGAGCTAAATCAGACTGAAGTCAGACAGGCCCGTTGCTGAGGAGGAAGTGCCAGTCAAGTGTgtttttcattcctctttttaaaaaggaggaagaaacaaGTTTCCCAATCTGTCCCTTAAAGCAGACTGAGACAAAGGGTGCCAAGAATAGTCTCT
Coding sequences within it:
- the AMBRA1 gene encoding activating molecule in BECN1-regulated autophagy protein 1 isoform X5; the encoded protein is MKVVPEKNAVRILWGRERGTRAFGAQRLLQELVEDKTRWMKWEGKRVELPDSPRSTFLLAFSPDRTLLASTHVNHNIYITEVKTGKCVHSLIGHRRTPWCVTFHPTISGLIASGCLDGEVRIWDLHGGSESWFTDSNNAIASLAFHPTAQLLLIATANEIHFWDWSRREPFAVVKTASEMERVRLVRFDPLGHYLLTAIVNPSNQQGDDEPEIPIDGTELSHYRQRALLQSQPVRRTPLLHNFLHMLSSRSSGIQTEPFHPPEQASSTQQDQGLLNRPSAFSTVQSSTAGNTLRNLSLGPTRRSLGGPLSSHPSRYHREIAPGLTGSEWTRTVLSLNSRSEAESMPPPRTSASSVSLLSVLRQQEGGSQASVYTSATEGRGFPTSGLAAESDGGSGSSQNNSGSIRHELQCDLRRFFLEYDRLQELDHSLSGEAPQTQQAQEMLNNNIESERPGPSHQPTPHSSENNSNLSRGHLNRCRACHNLLTFNNDTLRWERTTPNYSSSEASSSWQVPSTFEGMPSSGSQLPPLERTEGQTPSSSRLELSSSASPQEERTVGVAFNQETGHWERIYTQSSRSGTVSQEALHQDMPEESSEEDSLRRDNGDRSRHRAPRNARMSAPSLGRFVPRRFLLPEYLPYAGIFHERGQPGLATHSSVNRVLAGAVIGDGQSAVASNIANTTYRLQWWDFTKFDLPEISNASVNVLVQNCKIYNDASCDISADGQLLAAFIPSSQRGFPDEGILAVYSLAPHNLGEMLYTKRFGPNAISVSLSPMGRYVMVGLASRRILLHPSTEHMVAQVFRLQQAHGGETSMRRVFNVLYPMPADQRRHVSINSARWLPEPGLGLAYGTNKGDLVICRPEALNSGVEYYWDQLNETVFTVHSSSRSSERPGTSRATWRTDRDMGLMNAIGLQPRNPTTSVTSQGTQTLALQLQNAETQTEREIQEPGTAASGPGEGEGSESGASGEDALSRIQRLMAEGGMTAVVQREQSTTMASMGGFGNSIIVSHRIHRGSQTGAEPTAARASSPRPSASRGLLPEPGQLAERGLSPRTASWDQPGAPGREPPQPPLPPLPSSSPVPAPLPLPGTEGPTLHCDLTSNNHLADGGGSGRGEAAGPSREPRNR
- the AMBRA1 gene encoding activating molecule in BECN1-regulated autophagy protein 1 isoform X4 — protein: MKVVPEKNAVRILWGRERGTRAFGAQRLLQELVEDKTRWMKWEGKRVELPDSPRSTFLLAFSPDRTLLASTHVNHNIYITEVKTGKCVHSLIGHRRTPWCVTFHPTISGLIASGCLDGEVRIWDLHGGSESWFTDSNNAIASLAFHPTAQLLLIATANEIHFWDWSRREPFAVVKTASEMERVRLVRFDPLGHYLLTAIVNPSNQQGDDEPEIPIDGTELSHYRQRALLQSQPVRRTPLLHNFLHMLSSRSSGIQTEPFHPPEQASSTQQDQGLLNRPSAFSTVQSSTAGNTLRNLSLGPTRRSLGGPLSSHPSRYHREIAPGLTGSEWTRTVLSLNSRSEAESMPPPRTSASSVSLLSVLRQQEGGSQASVYTSATEGRGFPTSGLAAESDGGSGSSQNNSGSIRHELQCDLRRFFLEYDRLQELDHSLSGEAPQTQQAQEMLNNNIESERPGPSHQPTPHSSENNSNLSRGHLNRCRACHNLLTFNNDTLRWERTTPNYSSSEASSSWQVPSTFEGMPSSGSQLPPLERTEGQTPSSSRLELSSSASPQEERTVGVAFNQETGHWERIYTQSSRSGTVSQEALHQDMPEESSEEDSLRRLSPAAYYAQRMIQYLSRRDSIRQRSMRYQQNRLRSSTSSSSDNQGPSVEGTDLEFEDFEDNGDRSRHRAPRNARMSAPSLGRFVPRRFLLPEYLPYAGIFHERGQPGLATHSSVNRVLAGAVIGDGQSAVASNIANTTYRLQWWDFTKFDLPEISNASVNVLVQNCKIYNDASCDISADGQLLAAFIPSSQRGFPDEGILAVYSLAPHNLGEMLYTKRFGPNAISVSLSPMGRYVMVGLASRRILLHPSTEHMVAQVFRLQQAHGGETSMRRVFNVLYPMPADQRRHVSINSARWLPEPGLGLAYGTNKGDLVICRPEALNSGVEYYWDQLNETVFTVHSSSRSSERPGTSRATWRTDRDMGLMNAIGLQPRNPTTSVTSQGTQTLALQLQNAETQTEREIQEPGTAASGPGEGEGSESGASGEDALSRIQRLMAEGGMTAVVQREQSTTMASMGGFGNSIIVSHRIHRGSQTGAEPTAARASSPRPSASRGLLPEPGQLAERGLSPRTASWDQPGAPGREPPQPPLPPLPSSSPVPAPLPLPGTEGPTLHCDLTSNNHLADGGGSGRGEAAGPSREPRNR